The Akkermansia sp. RCC_12PD genome contains the following window.
CATGTGCAGGCGGTTGCTGATCCATGCGTAGGGAACCATGGTGCTTTGCCGCACGGCCAGCGCAATGACGAGTTTGGAAGGGTGGCTGTAGGGTGTAGTGAGCAGTTCTTCTTCTGACAGACCGAAAGCCTTCAACCCGTTTTTGACAATGATTTCCGCCTGATATTCCCCTATTTCTGAGGCCCGGACACCTGTCGTAACGGGTTTTCTGCGCGCCAGCCTGGGAAGTTCGCTCACCAGTTTGGCACGGAAGGAGCTGGACCCGTAGCACCAGCCGCGCTGGACGGTTCCCGGACCCACGTGCCCTACCGGAATCAGGGAGCGTTCGTCCATGCGTTCCGCTTCAAAACGGCCCATCAGGTGGTTAAGATATTTTTGGCGGCCTTCTTCCGTGTCCGTGCAGCCGAAGCATACGAGACCGCGCTCCGGATGAATCCATTTGGGGCGTTTGGCAGGGGCATCCAGCCACGCCGGAAGGCTGGTCCACTTGCAGCCGGACAGAAAGGTATGGTGGCGCGCCAGCCCGGAACGCGCGGGGTTCAGGTGGATGTAGTCGATGATGGTGGAAAAGTAGTGGGCATTGTCCGCCTCCACCACCATCGCGTGGTAGCGGCCCGCAAAGAGGTGGCCGCGCATGCGGTGGCGCGCATTGAAACGCTGGGTATAGGCGGTTTGCAACCATTTCATGCCGTCCACTAGATTGGCCCTGGAAGTCTGGAAGAGAAGATGGTAATGGTTAGCCATCAGCGCGTATGCATAGACGGTCCAGCCGCATCTTCTGGCGGCCTCTTGGAATGTCCGCAGAAACGTCTTCCTGTCTTCATCATCCAGATAGATGGCGTCTCCGCGGTTGCCTTCACTCTGTACGTGGTAAACCGCTCCGGGGTACTCTATTCTCAGCGTACGGCTCATAATGCCGGAAGCGTACCGGATGGAGGTAAAAATTCAAGTTTGTTGTTATTTTTAACCTGACCCCGGTTGCGAGGCAAGAGGATGTAAAATTGCATTTTAAACGAAGGCATTTTTCTGAGAAGAGAGGTTTCCCCTCGCTGTATTTCCTGCCGGAATCATGACGGTCCTACGATTGGAAGTTCTTCAAGACCTTTCCCATATCAACCCAATTGAAACCTCCGGGAAACTGGAACGTCCACATTGCTCCCCTCGCTGGGTCGGAAAAGACCATGGACAGAATTCCCTTTTCCGGTTTTCCCGTCCACGAAGCGGTCACAGGCGTGCCTCTCTCTACATGGACCGTCCTGTTGCCGATCCCCTTTTCAGGCGCTCTCAAGAGCTTGACGAGTTTCTTCCCCTCTTCAATGGCTTGGTAATAATGTCCGTAGGCTTTTCCGGCGGGATTACCGATATTCACCAATGCACTCGTCCATCTGCCGTTTCCCGGTTTTCCCCTTTCCATTACCGGAGATACGGTTACGCTAAGTTCAAAGTTTTCATGTTTCGGAAAAATACGAACGTCATTAATCTCGTACATAGATGACGTCGTGATGCTTTTACCGGATTTCAAGACGCGGGCGGCATCGGTTCCATGAATATAGCGGTCCAGCACCATCAACTGCTCCGTTTTTTCTGTTCCATCCTCCTCTTTCCAAACGAAGCGGAAAAGAGCGTTTTTGCCCCATTCCCTGGGCAGGGTAATTTCTTTGCTGCTTCTGTTTGTCAATGTCAGGCGCAGGCCGAATGAGAAACTGAAAGGGCCCCCTCCTTCATAAGATTCCAAGGAAACCTTCAGGGGAGATTCGGGATCCTCCAGCGGTGCCGGATACACTCTCGCGGAAACATGCTCTCCCTCCGTCATCCAGATTTCATTGCCAACAATGAGTTTGTCACCACGCGTTTCTTCCAGTCCCACTCTGGTTTCATATTCCGTTTTGCCCGTCCTGGTATTTAGGACGGAAAGGCGGCCACTCCATCGGCTCCACCCGATATTGACAATCCTATCGCAGTCCAACCATTCCGCACTTGATAAATCATCAGAAGATATAGACCAGTCCAATGAATTGATCCGTTTGCATTCTCCTATGGCGGGACAAATCCACCACGCTCCGACTTCCGCACTGTCGGAAGCGTTTGCACGGGGGATGCCTCCTATGGCGACAATCCAGCCTTCCGGATTTTCCGTGGCAGTCACCAGGCAGAAACGGACCCCTTTTGGGCCGTTCCATTGAACAATTTTTCTGTCTTTTTTTGATCAAGAAAAGAATATGGATGCCCGAACCGGTTCGCCATAGCCATGTTCATGGCTATCTGATAGCACGGACTGTCGGAATCCATGACGACGTAACGCCCCGTTTTGGCATATGGTGTCCGGTCGTGATTGGAAAAAGTTTTCATTTCCCTCACAATGCGTTCGGGAGGACGGTAGGCGTAGAAACCTTGCGCAAACTCCTTTTTGTTGGATTCGCCTCCGGAATCATATTTGGGGTAAACGGAATAACTTATATAGAAAGAAGATTCTGGAGTCAGGCAACGGGTGGAAAACAATTGTCCCTCCTTGGCCGTATGCGCCTTTTTTTCAACCCACGGAACGGGGTTTTCTGTAGGCGAAGCTTCGCAGATGGAAACGCTCAATGCTAAAATCAATGGAACGACGGATTTCATGGATGGGAAAGGGTGGTTAGTTAAAGTCTTTCCCGTCTTCTTGGCGTTAACGAGAAATGGATGGAACAAACGAACATCCATACCGCTTAATGAATTATTCTTCCCTCTACATTTTCCTCTTCCGGAATGCAAATTTAAACGGAAACAAGGAAAATGATTTTCCTTGTTTCACCCTGTTGTCGTCAAGGGCAGGTTGAACGTGCTGGCCATTGGTGACTGCGGCATCTATCCAGAAAAACGGAGCCTTATTGCAGTTTCTCTCTCCGCATGATCTCGGAGAGCACCAGGTAAAGGTCCGTCTTGTTGACGACGCCCAGAAGATGGTCGTTGTCCGGATTCACCAGGGCCAGGGATTCTCCGCAATGGGGGCGGGAGAAAATGCCCAGGGCTTCCGGCAGGTGCATGTCCGCGGGGAGGGTGGGCATGTCGTTGCGCAGCACGTCCATCGCAAGAACGGCCTGGGCCAGCTCCTTGTTGCGGGCGAAGGCCGCCACGTCTTCCGCTTCCACGCTGCCCAGGTATTTTCCGGCGGGGGAGGTGACGAAGATGGGATGCGCGGGATTCTTGATGAGCATGGCGGCGATAGTTCCGAATTTGTCCAGCGGATGCACCACGGGCGGATCTTTGCGCGCCACGTCCTGAAGCTGTACTTGGGCGAGCGGCTTGTCAAAGGTGCTCCTGGGGCCGAAGGCCAGGGAGTCATGGTACATGGACTGGGCCTTGGTCAGCCGCGCCGTACCGTAGGAAACCAGAACGCCGATGATGAGGGGGAACATCATCTGGCCGGCCATCGTGAATTCCACCACCAGCACCAGGGACGTGATAGGGGCGTTGGCCGCCGTGGTGAAGAAGGCGGCCATGCCCACCAGGGAATAGGCAATGGCGTGTTCCCCCGGCACGCCCATTTGCGTGAGCGCCGCGCTGAACAGGAAGCCGAAGACGCTGCCGATGGTCAGGCTGGGCGTCAGGGCCCCCCCCACGGTACCGACGCCGAAGACGATGGCAACGGTGCAGATTTTCAGGGCCAGCAGGATGGACGCCTTTGTCGTGTCGAACTCGTAGTGGATCAGAGCCGTGATGATGTTCTTCCCGTTGCCTACGATTTCCGGGTAGAAGATGGCGATGACGCCTACCAGCATGCCGGCGGCCATCAGGCGCACGGGCAGCCAGTGCCTTTTGCCGTTCAGGTATTGGCGGGATTTCTTCAGGACCAGCAGCCAGAGGCTGGCCAGCAGGGAGGCCAGGCACCCCAGCAGGACGCACCAGAGCACGTGCTGGTTGCCTGTCAGGGAGACTTCCTGCTGGAGCTGGTAGATGGGGGCCGGTTCATGGAAAAGCCCCATCGTGAAGTAACCCGCACAACTGGCGACCAGGAGGGGGGCCAGGAAGTCAATGGTCAGCGCTCCCAGAACAATCTCGCTGACGAACAGGCCGCCGGCCAGCGGCGTGTGGAAGGCGGCGGACATCCCGGAGGCGGCGGCGCAGGCCACCACCAGCCTCAGGCGCGGTGCGGAAAGGTGAAAGAAGCGGCCCAGGGCGGATCCCACCACGGCGGCGGACTGCACCAGCGGGCCTTCACGGCCTATGGAGGCCCCGGAACCGATGGAAAAGACGGCGGAAAGAGAGCGCAGAAGGCTGGGTTTGGGCGGCACGTAGCCATTGCCCAAGGCCACGGCTTCCATGTATTCCGTGGCTTTGGCCGGTACAAAGCGCTGCGTGAACAGGAGGGTCAGGCCGGCCAGCAGGCCACCCGCCGCAGGAACGAAAATACACCAGGCCCAGTCCTGGGAAGCCATTTCCTGGAAAGCCTGTATTTGCCTGTAACCGTGGCGGCCCGTCAGCAGGTCCTGCACCAGTTCCACACCCATTTCGAAAAGAAGGGCGGTCAGGGCGCCCAGGGCGCCGACAAGGGCCGCCCAGATGAAGATGACCTGCTTGTCTCCCAGCTTGATTTTCTCCCGCAGGTTCAGCGCCATACGGAGCCAGGACCAAGACATATGCGTCTTGCCTGCGGTCTGGTCTTCCTCGTTCGTCATTGCAGGGCTTGTTGAAGGGATGACAGCAGGGTGGCTTCATCTCCCGTCCATTCCCCCCTGGGGCCCAGCGGGGCGTTTTTATGCCAGCGCAGCAGCTTCTGCATGGTGGTCAGGTAACCGGTGACCATGACAGTAGGGACGCCCAGCATGACAATCAGGTGGGCCGTCTGGGCGCCGTCCGGCCAGCGGATGCCTTCCGGGCTGATACCTACGGAGACATACATGGAATCCAGAGCCGTAGTGCGGCCGTGCGGCACCGCCAGCCCGTGGTCCAGATAGGTGGTTTGCGTTTCTTCACGCAGGAGCACGGCATTCTTGATATGCCTGGACTGTCTTTCATCAAGGACTTCCGCCATGGAATCCACCAGGGTTTCCAGAGCCTGTTCCTGTGTTGTGTCGGGCTGGAGTGTGCGTACGTGAATTTGAAGATTGTTTGCCACCGGGTCTGCTAAAGGCTTTTGGCTTTTCATTCTAGGAGGGGAACCATGATTATCAAGGAAATTCTGGCCTGCGGACGGGGAAGGAAGGCGTCTGGTGTCCTGGCACGGGAAAAACGCGCCGCGCCCGGCGGGTTCCGGGAGGCTTTTGGGGCGGTTTCGTCATGAAACGGCGTGTTTTGGGCTTTCTCTTCTCCGGAAATGAAGCTACCCTGCCGCCGTATGCAGGATTCGGAGGTAATCAAACTCGTCAAGCCCGTGCCGTCCGACAAACTGGCCATCCAGGTGCTGGTGATGTGGTATAATGCGGTGCGCCCCAAATGGAAAAAGCCGCTGGATCTGACGATTACCGGCTTTTTTGTGCTGATGACCCTGTATTCCTTTTCCCTGCGTCCGCTGCCTCCGTTCGCGTGGTTTTCCCTGGCCGGGGCCCTGGCGGCGATCATTCTGTCCTGGTTTTACGTCCCCTTTCTGGCGAAGGCCGCACTGACCGCCAACAAGAAGGTGCCGCTGTATTATCAGGAAAAAGACTACGTTTTCCATGAAGACTACCTGACTTTTTCCAGTGAAGGCGTGGACCCCCTGAACATTCCCTATGACCGCTTTACGACGCTTTGCAGGACGCGCCAGGCTCTTCTCTTCCTGTTCGGCAAAAAACTCGTGCTGTGGCTCCCTCTGCACATCATGAGCGCGGAGGAAATGGAAAGCATCATGAACCGGTTCCACAATCACGGGGTGGAGGTGAAGGAACTTTACTGATG
Protein-coding sequences here:
- a CDS encoding transposase, whose protein sequence is MSRTLRIEYPGAVYHVQSEGNRGDAIYLDDEDRKTFLRTFQEAARRCGWTVYAYALMANHYHLLFQTSRANLVDGMKWLQTAYTQRFNARHRMRGHLFAGRYHAMVVEADNAHYFSTIIDYIHLNPARSGLARHHTFLSGCKWTSLPAWLDAPAKRPKWIHPERGLVCFGCTDTEEGRQKYLNHLMGRFEAERMDERSLIPVGHVGPGTVQRGWCYGSSSFRAKLVSELPRLARRKPVTTGVRASEIGEYQAEIIVKNGLKAFGLSEEELLTTPYSHPSKLVIALAVRQSTMVPYAWISNRLHMGIPKSMGTLLHRARKMAETDLKTRAWIERLTT
- a CDS encoding PTS sugar transporter subunit IIA; amino-acid sequence: MKSQKPLADPVANNLQIHVRTLQPDTTQEQALETLVDSMAEVLDERQSRHIKNAVLLREETQTTYLDHGLAVPHGRTTALDSMYVSVGISPEGIRWPDGAQTAHLIVMLGVPTVMVTGYLTTMQKLLRWHKNAPLGPRGEWTGDEATLLSSLQQALQ
- a CDS encoding chloride channel protein, yielding MTNEEDQTAGKTHMSWSWLRMALNLREKIKLGDKQVIFIWAALVGALGALTALLFEMGVELVQDLLTGRHGYRQIQAFQEMASQDWAWCIFVPAAGGLLAGLTLLFTQRFVPAKATEYMEAVALGNGYVPPKPSLLRSLSAVFSIGSGASIGREGPLVQSAAVVGSALGRFFHLSAPRLRLVVACAAASGMSAAFHTPLAGGLFVSEIVLGALTIDFLAPLLVASCAGYFTMGLFHEPAPIYQLQQEVSLTGNQHVLWCVLLGCLASLLASLWLLVLKKSRQYLNGKRHWLPVRLMAAGMLVGVIAIFYPEIVGNGKNIITALIHYEFDTTKASILLALKICTVAIVFGVGTVGGALTPSLTIGSVFGFLFSAALTQMGVPGEHAIAYSLVGMAAFFTTAANAPITSLVLVVEFTMAGQMMFPLIIGVLVSYGTARLTKAQSMYHDSLAFGPRSTFDKPLAQVQLQDVARKDPPVVHPLDKFGTIAAMLIKNPAHPIFVTSPAGKYLGSVEAEDVAAFARNKELAQAVLAMDVLRNDMPTLPADMHLPEALGIFSRPHCGESLALVNPDNDHLLGVVNKTDLYLVLSEIMRREKLQ